In the Pontibacillus yanchengensis genome, one interval contains:
- a CDS encoding TetR/AcrR family transcriptional regulator, which produces MSKDTILQSALYLFSRKGYEGTSLSELADRSGMRKASIYSHFKNKEAVFWAVIDRAFEEETEKLSSLLTETAEESFQERLNRIIDLHVDFYKQNDEKANLWRRMTLFPPEAFQDRLQNKLMEYEQQCNALLEQEMNRAIKAGEIAAIDANTGIAMVLCMVDGLFMEYSYYTEEEFDKRVQAVKQMTWRAFMPVQR; this is translated from the coding sequence TTGAGTAAAGATACTATTCTACAAAGTGCTCTTTATCTATTTTCACGAAAAGGATATGAAGGCACATCTCTTTCTGAATTAGCCGATCGATCAGGCATGAGAAAAGCATCTATCTATTCTCATTTTAAAAATAAAGAGGCTGTATTCTGGGCTGTAATCGACAGAGCATTTGAAGAGGAGACCGAAAAACTATCTTCTCTTTTAACAGAGACAGCTGAGGAATCATTTCAAGAACGGTTGAACCGGATCATCGATTTACATGTCGATTTCTATAAACAGAACGATGAAAAAGCCAACCTGTGGAGAAGGATGACGCTTTTTCCACCTGAAGCGTTTCAAGATCGTTTACAGAATAAATTGATGGAGTATGAGCAACAATGTAATGCACTACTTGAGCAGGAAATGAATAGAGCAATAAAAGCAGGAGAAATAGCTGCGATTGATGCTAATACAGGTATAGCTATGGTTCTATGCATGGTTGATGGCTTGTTCATGGAGTATAGCTATTATACGGAAGAGGAATTCGATAAACGTGTACAAGCCGTGAAGCAAATGACATGGAGAGCTTTTATGCCAGTTCAACGTTAA
- a CDS encoding Glu/Leu/Phe/Val family dehydrogenase, protein MTNQNPTDRLRNQIKEVVEELHLSPSVYQILKYPKHTFSVSIPLEKDDGTVENFTGYRAVHSDLLGPGKGGIRFHPDVNQEEVIALSMWMTLKTAILKLPFGGAKGGIIVDPNKLSKRELQQLSRQYVQNIEPVIGPQKDIPAPDVNTDGRVMGWMMDEFFKLRGRNVPGFITGKPPVIGGSEGRVEATGHGVVVNILQAMNKLGMDKGDNKVAIQGFGNVGSVTAQTLYEKGLNVVAVADIDAMVYDEEGLNIPEMIDYAKENGSLKGYTSNENSNEIFEVDCDIFVPAALENQITEQTAPKLKASIVAEAANGPTSGEGDQILAEKGVFVIPDILCNAGGVMVSSFEWMQNDSHDHWAEEVVNDRLEKDMAKAFEEVFSMKEANNETMRHAAYYLAVKRLGDAMFARGWVD, encoded by the coding sequence ATGACGAATCAAAATCCGACTGATCGACTAAGAAATCAAATAAAAGAAGTGGTAGAAGAATTACATTTATCCCCTTCTGTTTATCAAATTCTCAAATATCCTAAACATACATTTTCGGTCTCCATCCCCCTTGAGAAGGATGACGGAACCGTCGAAAATTTCACCGGATATCGCGCGGTACATAGTGATTTGTTAGGACCGGGGAAAGGTGGTATTCGCTTTCACCCTGATGTGAATCAAGAAGAAGTCATTGCCCTTTCCATGTGGATGACATTGAAAACAGCCATCTTAAAACTTCCTTTTGGAGGAGCGAAAGGTGGTATCATTGTTGATCCTAATAAATTATCAAAGAGAGAGCTTCAACAATTAAGTAGACAATATGTTCAAAATATAGAACCTGTAATTGGCCCGCAAAAAGACATCCCAGCGCCTGATGTGAATACAGATGGCCGTGTAATGGGCTGGATGATGGATGAATTTTTTAAGCTTAGAGGACGAAATGTGCCAGGTTTTATCACAGGTAAGCCTCCAGTGATCGGTGGATCTGAAGGTCGTGTAGAAGCAACAGGGCATGGTGTGGTAGTGAATATATTGCAAGCGATGAATAAGCTAGGTATGGATAAGGGTGATAATAAAGTTGCCATCCAAGGGTTTGGAAATGTCGGGTCCGTTACTGCTCAAACCCTCTATGAAAAAGGGTTAAACGTAGTAGCTGTCGCAGATATTGATGCGATGGTCTATGATGAAGAAGGCTTGAACATCCCTGAAATGATCGATTATGCAAAGGAAAACGGTTCCCTAAAAGGGTACACTTCAAATGAAAACTCCAATGAGATTTTTGAAGTGGATTGCGATATTTTTGTACCAGCAGCACTTGAAAATCAAATTACCGAACAAACAGCGCCGAAGTTGAAAGCAAGCATCGTTGCAGAAGCTGCCAATGGACCAACATCTGGCGAAGGTGACCAAATTCTTGCTGAAAAAGGTGTATTCGTCATTCCAGATATCCTATGTAACGCAGGTGGAGTCATGGTTTCTTCATTTGAATGGATGCAAAATGATTCTCATGATCATTGGGCAGAAGAAGTAGTGAACGACCGTTTAGAAAAAGATATGGCTAAGGCATTTGAAGAAGTGTTTAGCATGAAAGAAGCCAATAATGAAACCATGCGCCACGCTGCCTATTACCTAGCGGTTAAACGATTAGGTGACGCAATGTTTGCGCGCGGTTGGGTAGATTAA
- a CDS encoding DNA ligase D — MRKPMLPTLSEDIPTEKGWIYEVKYDGFRVLMHWTEDGVELWSRNGKALHDRFPEIVEECKAIHPTIQSHLPLWVDGELTILNTPLQGNFPLLQQRNRMRNKKSIEKAAKQRPATIMCFDLLEHKGEDITSQNYETRKQQLHTILSSLSSERLYYTASFKDKDKLWDDIMLHLGEGMVAKRESSSYGEGERTRDWLKVKNWRVVSGILHTYDPSNEYYTLCVYRGDNLEMLGSFKHGLPKEDEQTLKQFFKKNGALHNHVYKLEPSACVDVKCLHAQKDDLREPMFDSFRFDLSPEQCTVMKKQWDLSLFPHVDITNEDKKLWIKPVYTKQDFLLYLRNIAPYMLPFLQDKRLTVIRYPDGVHEESFYQKHLPDYAPEFVAPIEKGEETFFMCQNVSSLIWLGNQGAIEYHIPFEKEDHEMPNEIVFDLDPPNKESFSLAVRAATLLKHVCDKLEIFVFPKTSGNKGMQLHIPIPEHSLSYEETRIFTEKLASLLVKQEPSYFTTERLKKNRGNRLYIDYVQHAEGKTIVAPYSPRATETGTVATPIFWHELNESLSPQAFTMDHVLQRVKQLGCPFADIDRARKEQHMDSIKKLIDSETE; from the coding sequence ATGCGGAAACCAATGTTACCAACCTTATCGGAGGACATTCCTACAGAAAAGGGATGGATATATGAAGTAAAGTACGATGGGTTTCGTGTACTAATGCACTGGACAGAGGATGGTGTGGAGCTATGGAGCCGGAATGGAAAAGCATTGCATGACCGCTTCCCTGAAATTGTAGAGGAATGCAAAGCTATCCACCCTACTATTCAATCTCATCTTCCATTGTGGGTTGATGGGGAATTAACCATTTTAAACACACCTTTGCAAGGAAATTTCCCCCTTCTTCAACAGCGGAACCGTATGCGCAACAAGAAGTCGATTGAAAAGGCAGCTAAGCAAAGACCAGCCACTATCATGTGTTTTGACTTGCTTGAACATAAAGGAGAAGACATTACATCACAGAATTATGAAACAAGAAAGCAACAACTCCATACTATTTTGAGTAGTTTATCAAGCGAACGACTCTATTATACCGCTTCTTTCAAAGATAAGGACAAACTATGGGATGATATAATGTTGCATTTAGGAGAAGGCATGGTTGCGAAAAGAGAAAGTAGCTCATACGGAGAAGGAGAACGCACACGTGATTGGCTAAAAGTGAAAAATTGGCGTGTTGTGTCTGGCATATTACATACCTACGACCCTTCAAATGAGTATTACACATTATGTGTATATCGTGGGGATAACCTTGAAATGCTAGGTTCCTTTAAGCACGGTCTCCCTAAAGAGGATGAACAAACACTTAAGCAATTCTTTAAAAAGAACGGCGCATTACACAACCATGTGTATAAGCTTGAACCCAGTGCATGCGTTGATGTCAAATGTTTGCACGCCCAAAAAGATGACCTCCGTGAACCTATGTTTGATTCCTTTCGATTCGACTTATCCCCAGAACAGTGCACAGTTATGAAAAAACAATGGGATTTATCATTGTTTCCACATGTGGATATTACAAATGAGGATAAAAAACTGTGGATAAAACCAGTTTATACAAAACAAGATTTCCTTTTATACTTACGGAACATTGCACCCTATATGCTGCCGTTTCTACAAGATAAACGATTAACCGTTATTCGATACCCCGATGGCGTCCATGAGGAATCGTTTTATCAAAAGCATTTGCCGGATTATGCACCTGAGTTTGTAGCACCTATCGAAAAAGGTGAGGAGACGTTTTTCATGTGTCAAAATGTGTCCTCTCTTATTTGGTTAGGTAATCAGGGGGCAATTGAATATCATATTCCATTTGAAAAAGAAGATCACGAAATGCCTAATGAAATTGTATTCGACCTAGACCCACCTAATAAAGAATCATTTTCATTAGCTGTTCGCGCAGCTACCTTACTCAAACATGTATGTGATAAATTAGAGATTTTTGTATTCCCCAAAACATCGGGAAACAAAGGGATGCAACTTCATATCCCTATCCCTGAACATTCCCTATCCTATGAAGAGACAAGGATATTTACTGAGAAGCTCGCATCTTTACTCGTAAAACAAGAACCTTCTTATTTTACAACGGAGCGACTAAAAAAGAATCGTGGCAATCGGTTATATATTGACTATGTCCAACATGCAGAAGGAAAAACGATTGTAGCTCCCTACTCTCCACGAGCTACGGAAACAGGAACGGTGGCTACCCCAATTTTCTGGCATGAATTAAATGAATCTCTCTCGCCACAAGCGTTCACGATGGACCATGTGTTACAGCGGGTAAAACAACTTGGTTGTCCCTTTGCAGATATAGACAGAGCTCGTAAGGAGCAACACATGGATTCGATAAAAAAGCTCATCGATTCCGAAACGGAATGA
- a CDS encoding Ku protein, with translation MHTMWKGTISFGLVNIPVKLHSATENKDIKLRQLHEECKSPLQYERTCPVCEREVENEEIVKAYEYAKNKFVVLDKEDLDNLKKEQDDKAVEIMDFVKLEEIDPIYFDKSYFLSPNEGGSKAYSLLRKTLEDTNKIGLAKIIIRSKEQLAVVRVYKNTIIMETIHYPDEVRDIQDVPNVPEEEDLGEKELTTAKTLVDQLTAEFDPEKYKDDYRESLMELIEAKKNDEEVTTAKPKPTPDNVTDLMEALEKSLDKNKGKKGATKKKATQKKTTTKKTTDKKTDEKETASGKKTS, from the coding sequence ATGCACACGATGTGGAAAGGTACGATAAGTTTTGGGTTAGTTAATATACCAGTTAAACTCCATTCTGCCACGGAAAATAAGGATATCAAGTTACGTCAATTACATGAAGAGTGTAAATCTCCATTACAATATGAGCGGACTTGTCCGGTGTGTGAGCGTGAGGTGGAAAATGAAGAAATTGTAAAGGCGTATGAATACGCGAAAAACAAGTTTGTCGTTTTGGATAAGGAAGATTTAGATAATTTAAAAAAAGAGCAAGATGACAAAGCCGTGGAGATTATGGATTTTGTGAAGCTGGAAGAGATCGATCCGATTTATTTTGATAAGAGTTACTTTCTATCTCCTAATGAAGGAGGTTCAAAGGCATATTCGTTACTGCGAAAAACGTTGGAAGATACAAATAAAATAGGCTTAGCCAAAATTATCATTCGCTCGAAAGAACAATTAGCGGTTGTTCGAGTGTATAAAAATACAATCATCATGGAGACGATTCATTATCCAGATGAGGTAAGAGATATACAGGATGTGCCAAATGTTCCGGAAGAAGAGGATTTGGGGGAGAAAGAGTTAACGACAGCAAAAACATTAGTTGATCAACTAACAGCAGAGTTTGATCCAGAAAAATATAAAGATGACTATAGGGAATCTTTAATGGAACTAATTGAAGCGAAGAAAAATGACGAAGAGGTTACTACCGCTAAACCGAAACCTACCCCTGATAATGTAACCGATCTTATGGAAGCATTAGAGAAATCACTAGATAAAAACAAAGGCAAGAAGGGTGCTACCAAAAAGAAGGCAACTCAGAAAAAAACCACCACGAAAAAAACAACAGACAAGAAAACAGACGAAAAAGAAACAGCGTCAGGGAAGAAGACATCTTGA
- a CDS encoding cold-shock protein produces MNQGTVKWFNAEKGFGFIEVEGQDDVFVHFSAIQEEGFKTLEEGQTVTFDIVEGNRGPQADNVVKN; encoded by the coding sequence ATGAATCAAGGTACAGTAAAATGGTTTAACGCAGAAAAAGGTTTCGGTTTCATCGAAGTAGAAGGTCAAGACGATGTATTCGTTCACTTCTCTGCCATTCAAGAAGAAGGTTTCAAAACTCTAGAAGAAGGTCAAACTGTTACATTCGACATCGTTGAAGGTAACCGTGGACCACAAGCTGACAACGTAGTTAAGAACTAA
- a CDS encoding acyltransferase family protein: MERQVYFDNAKWILMFLVVFGHTIQPFTENHQTIDVLYHWIYTFHMPAFIFLSGYFAKAKKSKEYMIHLMKKLLLPYVAFQGIYTIYYFLIGKGDWLNLPFEPQWALWFLMSLFCWHLLLYWFSKIPKYAALFITILMGVVVGYLDPIGHMFSLSRTIVFFPFFLLGYWFSQKELKMICHTNFRTISLVIMVLTAIGLYVTPSFSIDWFLSSKSYQVMEMPQWGGVIRFGVYVISIMMTLSVLAWIPSKSYKWSSLGTRTLYVYLMHGFFIHFFREFEVFHVESFLDLVGLAVVALLMTRFLSTWTVTKLVEPLVEMYKYLPLKQRYRSSTTK; this comes from the coding sequence ATGGAACGACAAGTGTATTTTGATAATGCAAAATGGATATTAATGTTTTTGGTTGTATTCGGCCATACCATTCAACCATTTACAGAGAATCATCAAACGATTGATGTGCTTTATCATTGGATTTACACCTTTCACATGCCTGCATTCATATTTTTATCGGGTTATTTCGCTAAGGCAAAGAAATCAAAAGAATACATGATTCACTTAATGAAAAAGTTGCTATTACCATATGTGGCCTTTCAAGGAATTTACACTATATATTATTTTCTAATCGGGAAAGGGGATTGGCTCAATTTACCCTTTGAACCGCAATGGGCCCTTTGGTTTTTAATGAGTTTGTTTTGCTGGCATTTGCTTTTATATTGGTTCAGCAAGATTCCTAAATACGCTGCTTTATTCATCACAATCCTAATGGGTGTTGTGGTAGGTTATCTGGATCCGATAGGGCATATGTTTAGCTTATCGAGAACAATCGTATTTTTTCCATTTTTTCTATTAGGTTATTGGTTTAGTCAAAAGGAATTGAAAATGATTTGTCATACAAATTTCCGAACGATAAGCCTTGTAATTATGGTCCTAACAGCTATTGGATTATATGTGACTCCATCCTTTTCGATTGATTGGTTCCTTTCCTCTAAGTCATATCAGGTGATGGAGATGCCTCAATGGGGAGGTGTGATTCGCTTCGGTGTGTACGTCATTAGTATAATGATGACGTTAAGTGTGTTAGCCTGGATTCCATCAAAGTCTTACAAATGGAGTTCGCTCGGGACCAGAACGTTGTATGTGTATTTAATGCATGGTTTCTTCATTCACTTCTTTAGAGAATTTGAGGTGTTTCATGTGGAGTCCTTCTTAGACTTAGTTGGACTAGCTGTTGTTGCGCTTCTTATGACACGTTTCCTTTCTACTTGGACAGTAACCAAACTTGTCGAACCATTAGTGGAAATGTATAAATATCTACCATTGAAGCAACGGTATAGGTCTAGTACGACCAAGTAA
- a CDS encoding DJ-1/PfpI family protein, with protein MANKVLMIVTSAGWLDEDHKTGLWLSEFAEPYMEFTQAGYDVTVASVSGGEIPIDPNSISGDIPEDWEGVMEPLKSTTSLDEVNPEEYVGVFLPGGHGTMVDFPDNETMKKALQPFVYDDKLIGSVCHGPAGFVGITEKDGTAFVNGKRLTAFTDGEEKDTQLDSKVPFMLESRLTELGARFVAEPNYTVHVEADGNLVTGQNPQSSLETARKFLQKLEA; from the coding sequence GTGGCGAATAAAGTATTAATGATTGTAACGAGTGCAGGTTGGTTAGATGAAGATCACAAAACTGGTCTTTGGTTATCTGAATTTGCAGAACCGTATATGGAATTTACTCAAGCTGGTTATGACGTAACTGTAGCAAGTGTATCTGGGGGAGAAATTCCGATTGATCCAAACAGCATATCAGGGGACATTCCTGAGGATTGGGAAGGTGTAATGGAGCCATTGAAATCCACGACATCTCTTGATGAAGTGAACCCTGAGGAATATGTAGGTGTGTTCTTACCAGGTGGACACGGTACTATGGTGGACTTTCCTGATAATGAAACGATGAAAAAAGCATTACAGCCATTTGTGTATGATGATAAACTAATCGGATCTGTTTGCCATGGACCAGCAGGTTTTGTAGGGATTACAGAAAAAGATGGAACAGCTTTTGTTAACGGAAAGCGACTTACAGCTTTTACGGATGGAGAAGAAAAAGATACGCAGCTAGATTCTAAGGTGCCATTTATGCTCGAAAGCCGTCTAACAGAGCTAGGTGCTAGATTTGTTGCTGAGCCCAATTATACCGTTCACGTCGAAGCAGACGGAAACTTAGTGACAGGACAGAACCCTCAGTCCAGTCTTGAAACCGCCCGTAAATTTCTACAAAAATTAGAAGCATAA